The Aerococcus christensenii genome segment AGTTTCTCATACCAATACTCACGAGCCCAATAGCCAATCAGCTCATTCTGTTCCTAATCAAGCAACCACCAATTATGATATTCTGAAACGCCTCTCTAAGTTAGAAAAAGTTGTTTATGGTCAATACTCCCATCCTCAAGATTCGGAAGAGAATTATAAGCAACCGGACCAAGATACCCATATTTATCAAGGCGAATAATTCCAATGAAAGCAGGCTCATTCATCAGTCTGTTTTTATTTTACACTCCAACTTTCCCTCTAATAAAAAGAAAAACGACACTCACTTTTCTAGAAAGGATAAAAATACTAGCCAATCCACTAAAAATAGCGTACAATAGAAGGGTTGAAAATGTAAATTTCGGGTAATCGCAGATAGGAAGTGCCTATTTGAGGAAAGTCCATGCTCGCACAAGCTGAGATGCTTGTAGTGTTCGTGCTTAGTGAAACCATAAGCTAAGGCTCTGACGGCGGGAAAAAAAGCTAAGGCATTGCTAAGTTTGAGTATCCCTGAAAGTGCCACAGTGACGAAGTTGTTTTGGAAACAAGACAAGTGGAACGCGGTAAACCCCTCGAGCGAGCAACCCAAACATTGGTAGGGGCGCTTGACCCTTTGAAAATGAACAAAGGGTTGAGGCAATCATGCAGATAGATGATTACCAATCTAATAGGAACCTGCTCTATTAGTGAACAGAACATGGCTTATAGAAATTTACGGCAGGCAACACAGGGGTTGGAGGAATCCAACCCTTTTTTATCGCTTATCATCATTATGGGGAATTTCCCTTTCTTACCTACACATCTATACACTCACACAAAGGAGAATCAATCATGACTACTTATCCCTTACTTGCTACTTGTGCGAGCGGGCTAGAGGCCTTAGTCGCGAAAGAATTAAAACAACTTGGTTACACCACCCAAACTGAAAACGGACGAGTTCGCTTTGAAGGAGGCCCCCTCGATATTGCCCGCTGTAACATCTGGTTAAGAACAGCAGATCGTATCAAAATCATTATGGGAGAATTCCCTGCTAAAACATTTGAATCTCTTTTTGATCAAACCTATGCACTCAATTGGGACATCTTTCTTCCTCTAGATGCTGCTTTCCCCGTTTCAGGGAAATCTGTTCAATCCCAACTTCACCATGTTCCTACTTGCCAAGCCATGGTCAAAAAAGCCATCGTCAAAAAAATTCAGACCCTCTATCACCGCCATACCCCATTAAAAGAAACCGGAGCCACCTACCCCATTGAAATTTCAATTCGAAAAGATAAAGCCCTATTAACCTTAGATACTACAGGGTCCTCTCTCTTCAAGCGAGGATACCGGCAAGATAAGGGAGGTGCCCCTCTCAAAGAAAATATGGCTGCTGCCCTTATTATGCTTACAAATTGGCACATCGATCGCCCTTTATATGATCCAACCACTGGTTCGGGGACCTTAGCTATTGAAGCCGCCTTGATTGGAAAAAATATAGCTCCTGGCCTTTCCCGTCACTTTGTGAGTGAAAAATGGGATATTTTCAAACAGGCAGAATATGATAAAATCCGTCAAGAAGCAAAATCAGCGATTCGAGAAGACGTCCAACTCGATATTCTGGCTTGTGATATTGATCATCGAATGATTGCTATTGCAGAATCCAATGCCCAAGCAGCCGGTGTCGCAGACCAAATCCACTTCAAACAGATGCAGGTAGCTGACTTTACGACTCAAAAAGAATATGGCGTGATTGTCGCCAACCCTCCCTATGGAGAACGTTTAAACGATAATGATTACACCCATCAACTTTATCAAACCATGGGAGACCTCTACCGACCTTTAGAAACCTGGTCCAAGTACATCCTTACCTCGGATCGGCAATTTGAAATTTTTTATGGACAGAAAGCCACTAAAAAACGAAAGTTGTACAACGGCGCCCTTCGTGTAGATTACTACCAATATTGGGGCAAACGTAAACCCCGTCCTCAAGCTTAAAAAGATCTAGCTCTCTCTTCTCATGAGAAAAGAAGGGCTAGATCTTTTTTTGTTCTACGGAATAAATTTCGCTTCAAATCGATGCAAAATTTCTTTCTGTCTCTCATCCAAGTAAGAGTTAGCTTTTTGGGCAATATCCTCTGGCACCCCGTAATAAGCGCCCGCCACCGCTCCAGCCATTGCTCCAATCGTATCGCTATCTCCGCCGATAGAGATCGCGTTGCAGATGGTTTCTTCAAAACTTTCCGCCTCAAAGAAGGCACAAAAGGCCTGAGGGAGAGACCCTTGACACGTGGCATCAAACCGATAGCTTTCTCGAATATCGTCCAAACAAAAATTTAAAGCATAATACTTGTCTATTATCCATTGGCGAATGGTCTCTTTTTTCTCTCCTTGTAAGGCGAGATAAATGGCTGTCACTTCAGCTTCTGCTCCGAGCAGTCCCAAAGGATGATCATGACTCACTCGAGTGACCTGATAAGCTAAACGTTGCGCTTGTTCAAGTGACTGACCAGCATAAGCACACGGACTTACCCTCATCGCTGCCCCATTGCCAAAGCTCTGATAGGGCTTAGGCTCTTTGGCTATTAACCAGCGTCTGAACCCCAATCCGTAGCCAGCTAAAGGATAGGCCTTCCCCAAACTTTGCATGCTTTCAATAGCGGCTTGCTCTAAATTCTTAGACTCTTCGGCATTTTGCAGCAAGGCTTGTGCAATTGCTAAAGTCATCACACTGTCGTCGGTCAATCGACAGGAAGGATGAAACCATTCAAAATCTTTTCCCCGATAATTCTTTCTTTCAAAACGTGACCCTACAATATCTCCAACAACGGCCCCTAACATGCGATCCCTCCTTAGCTTCTTTTTCCGATAAATTATTATACCACGAGACCTTTCTCCCCTACAAAAAAGCTGCGAAAACAGAATAAATCTGTCTTGCAGCTTTCTTGGCTAAAAGTAGGCTTTTTCCTAAATAATATGATATTCCTTCAAAATCTCTTCTAGTTCTGTCCCTGCTATCTTCTTCTTGAGAAACCATTTCGCTAAAAATGGAAGCTGTGGTTTTTCTCCATCTAGTAAATGAGATAAGCCACTCAAGAGATAGCGGATATCATAGCGGGAAGCAAAGACTTCCGGCACCTTCTTCTCCACACCTGTCAAGACATAAACGGCTTCCATAGCGGTACGTCCAGAATATTCGGTAGTAAAAATAGTGTCACGATTTGGCTTGTCCAAGGTTTCTGCAAATTGACCAATAAAGGCAAAATTTTGCGCATGACTTGGCACAACAAATGGCCGATCTCCAAAGGATCGCGGCATGAATTGAGACGTAATAAGCGGCATCATGACAGGAACAGAAGTCGTTGTTTTCACTAATTCATCAATTTTATCAACTTCAACCCCTAAATGATAGAGCCATTCCTTGGTAATTTCTTCTCCGGTACACTCCCGCATCGGTTTCTTGATATAATCACCTGGCCGGTCTGTGAAGAGGCCATAAACCCAAACCGCTACGTCCCGTTCAGGTTGTTCTAAATATTGCCCTTGTCGGTTGATGGTCCAACTCATCATCCAGGAAGAATCCTTGGCCGTCACGATTCCCCCTGTAACCGTCTTTCCAGTATAAGGACTCCGTTTGGTAATCTTTTCAATATACTCTACAATTGGACTGTCATGTAAGGTCACTGTACAAGATTCCCAATTCGTTTTCTCAAAGTCACAGGTAAAGACTTCCGGATGACCAAATTCTGGGCATTTCTTCGCTAAAGTCTTCCATAAGGAGAAGGAACGGCCTAATTCTTTATTAAATGGCGCCTTCTTTGTTGTGCTTCCGTAACCCGACGATTCCACCATCGATCCATTGGTAATAAAGACTAAATCATTCTCCGTTAAGTCTAAAGTTTCCCCATTAGAGAAGATCATTCGTTTGGCAACCTTACGATCAGGAGCTAAGTCAAAATCAATGTCTACCACATCTAATCCCGTTTGGAAATGAACGCCGTGCTCTTTTAACCATTTAGTCATCGGCTGAATCAAAGAAACTTGTTGATCATGACGCGTAAATTGCAAAGCAGACAAATTAGGTAACCCATTCACGTGATGGATGAACCGATTCATGTACAGCTTCATTTCTAAAGCACTGTGCCAATTTTCAAACGCAAACATCGACCGCCAAAAAATCCAAAAATCTGTTGCCAACAACTCTTCTGAAAAGATCTCTTCAATTGATTTCCCTTGAAGGTCCTTATCTGGCATCTGTAAAAAGTTCACTAATTCCATAGTTAACTTCTGACCAAGATTAAATTTTCCGTTATCCCAGCGTTGGCCTTGCTTATGGGTAACACGGCAATTACTGTAGTTAGGATCATCTAAATTGGTATAGTAATAATAATCTAAAATCGACATACTTGGATCTTCTTGAGATGGAATGGCAGAAAAGAGGTCCCATAATACTTCAAAATGATGCCCCATCTCACGTCCGCCTCGAGCCACATAACCGGCTTCTTCTAGATAAGAACCATCTAAAGCGCCCCCCTTATCGAAGTCTCCTTCAATAATATGAATACGATCCCCTTGCATCTTGGCATCTTTAATTAAGAAGCCAGCTGCTGAGAGTCCTGCTAAGCCACTTCCGATAATATAAGCGGATTTCTGATCGATGCCTTTGGGTTTTCTTGAATTAACTAAGCGATCATAATCGCCATTTCCTAGTTTTAATCTTGGGTCATAGGTTTTAATTTCCATTTAAGTCATCCCTCTCATTTAATATTTTTCAATTTCATCTTAATCTTTTTAATCGAAAGAGGACAGAGTCAATCTTTGAGCAACGTTTAAATTTTGGGCAGATTTACTAATTTGACTAATAATTTCTTTTCATCTGATTCAAAGTTTCGCTTTTGTGAAGGGATTGTTCCACATTTCCATCAAACAATTCCCCGATCTTGTAAACCAATTCTTGCGGATCTAACTGCATTTTATCATCAATCCAATTCATCAATAGTCCTAACAGAGCTCCTTGATAGAAACTACTAATAATCTTTTGATCTTCTAAACTGGCCTGAATCTTATACTCATCAGCCACTTGCTTTACATAACGAAACATCATCTCAGATGTGACTTGAAAAATATAATTATAAACCATTTGACGTTCTTTTGATTTGAAGATATGGTAGATCGCTTTTTTGTATTGAAGGAGGAACTGACTCACAGCTAAAAAACTCTCTTCCCACGACAAAGTCACTTGGAAAGTTCCTTCTACCTGCTCCAGTTCTTCTGCAATAATATCTTGAATCAAAGCTGTTAAGTCAGAATAATAGTAGTAGAAAGTATTTCGATTAATTTCACAGCGATTAGCTAATTCATTCACTGTAATACTATTGATCTCTTTTTCACTGGCAAGAGTCATAAAAACTTCTTTAAGTAACGATTTAGTATATTGCTTAACCATAAGCCTTCCCCTTTTATCTTTTCTTACCCATTTATATTACCTCAAAAAATTCAAAAAGAAGTCTCCTATTCTTCTTTCTTTTATATTCCTCCCCCTAGACATGTCTCTCTATTCGCTCTGAAAATATCCTCGCATGTTCATTTTGTCATGACTAGATAGAAAATGATATCCATATCTGATAAATCATGATCCTCTGATCCCATCTCCTGATTTATATCGAACAAAAAAGCGCCCTATCTTCAGATAAGAGCGCTTTTGTTTCTTAAAACTAGGCATTTTCCATTTTCTTCACTTGTTGCCGCATGGCTTGTCGAGCCAAACGATCAGCTCCTTTTGTCTTCGCTTCACAAGTCCATTGAAGCAATAAATGATCAAACTCACTCATCAAATCCAAGCAAGCCTTCAACAAAGTTTGATAGGGATCTCGTCTGTGCCAGGCCTTTCGAACAGAATCGCAAACGATTTTACTGTCACTTTCTATCATAATCCAATCTTTTTGCTTGCTATGTTGCTTCAAATAAATTAACGCATAATAAAGGGCATAAAACTCTGCCAAATGATTATCCATTTGCTCATTCAAACCATGTTTGAGCTGTCGATAAATCTTCTTCTCCTTGTAAACCATACCAATCCCTGCCCAATGAGTAACTACATCTACTGAAGCATCAATGACTATCCGTATCATGTGTATCCTTTTCTAAGTCATCAAAGATTTGTTCATGGATCCATTGAATCTGGCGAATACGAATATCCTCCACTTCCCCATGTTTAAAAGCAACTTGACAAAGCCCCTTAACCACTTCCTCAACCGTCATATTCAATTCATCAAAGAAAGGAAAGACCGCACAGTAAAAAAGAAACCACTCATCTCGTAATAACTCTACCAAGAAAGGTTCGTCTTCATAATAATCTAGTAAAAAGTCTTTACCTTTTATAAAATCCGCCTGATGATCACTCGGCTTCAAATTAGACAGAGAAATTTTATGTTGTTCTTGTCTCCAATCATAAAGCGTAAGGGAAATTTTTTCATTATGGGTTAACAAAATATTCAACAAATCCGTTTGAAAAATTAAATGATTCGTTGGCTTCTCTACCAATTCTATAATGTACGGACGTGAGAGCTCATAAGGTAAATTTAACAAGTCTTGATAAATTTCACTCTGTCCAGTGGCTGTTAAACTAAGAGGAGAGTTCATTTTTCCCTCTAATTCCGATACGACTTTTTGAGGATTTTTTTTGACTTCTACTTTTTTCTCTTCCCCTAAAATACAGGCCATTAAGTCTTCCGATAAGGGCTCATAATAAAATTCATCATCGACTTCATCTAAATCGGGATAGAGAGTAGTTAAATTCGAAAAGAAATTCATCAAACAATCACACGCTTGAAAATCGACTTTTTGCATCATCATCTGATCCCACAAATACGCACAAGTCTCATAAAGGCCCATCTCACATAAAAGCTTCAATACGGTTTGTTGAAAGAGTTCCTGAGAGGATATCTCTTCTTTCGCCCGGCACATTAAATCATAAGCTTTCTCATCCTCTCCAGAGAGATAATGATTCAAACTCATTCGCGCGTAGGCTTCTCCTTGATTAGGCAACTTAATAGGTGCTCCCATTATGCTCCTCCTTTCCTTTACTTCTTCATTAATCATTACTTTGGTATTGTAACAAATCCCACACCTAAAAAACACACTATTTTCTGATTAATATTCTTTTTTAAAGAAAACTTCTTCTTAAAAAAAATAAATATTATTCCAAGTTAGAAAGAATAAAGAAACTTCTGCGCTTGTAATTCTTTCAAATCATAAATTCCTAGTTGTAAGGAACGCCCAATTAATTCTTGAGTATAAGCAGTGGTAGATGGCGTATCTCTCAATATTACTAAATAATCACTTTCTTCTAGCAATTTTTCTTTATTAAGCGGCCACTCATGATGATACAGCTGAACATCTGTAGAATATCAGTAGTATTTCCCTAAATACCACATATACCCCCGCATAGTTCCTCCTGTTTTATCCACTTCAGAATGCACCACCAAGTATTTTTTATTCGACAAGGTCATGGAATCTCCTAAAGCTTGATAAGCTTCTTTTACTTGATAATATCTGCCTTGCTGTCCGTCCTTTAATTTCTTCCATTCAGAAAAGGTAAAAAATAAACTGAAAACTAAACATAGAATGCCCACTGGGAAAATAACGTGCTTTGGCAACGTCAGTTCACTCTCTTCAATAAACTGTGAGAAAAAAATAAATCACGATTCCCATCAAAATGAGCACCATC includes the following:
- the gpsB gene encoding cell division regulator GpsB, which translates into the protein MSARNLTTKDILQKEFKPALRGFNTEEVDEFLDLIIRDYESYEKELSYLKQENQRLKQQVSHTNTHEPNSQSAHSVPNQATTNYDILKRLSKLEKVVYGQYSHPQDSEENYKQPDQDTHIYQGE
- a CDS encoding ADP-ribosylglycohydrolase family protein, yielding MLGAVVGDIVGSRFERKNYRGKDFEWFHPSCRLTDDSVMTLAIAQALLQNAEESKNLEQAAIESMQSLGKAYPLAGYGLGFRRWLIAKEPKPYQSFGNGAAMRVSPCAYAGQSLEQAQRLAYQVTRVSHDHPLGLLGAEAEVTAIYLALQGEKKETIRQWIIDKYYALNFCLDDIRESYRFDATCQGSLPQAFCAFFEAESFEETICNAISIGGDSDTIGAMAGAVAGAYYGVPEDIAQKANSYLDERQKEILHRFEAKFIP
- a CDS encoding oleate hydratase — its product is MEIKTYDPRLKLGNGDYDRLVNSRKPKGIDQKSAYIIGSGLAGLSAAGFLIKDAKMQGDRIHIIEGDFDKGGALDGSYLEEAGYVARGGREMGHHFEVLWDLFSAIPSQEDPSMSILDYYYYTNLDDPNYSNCRVTHKQGQRWDNGKFNLGQKLTMELVNFLQMPDKDLQGKSIEEIFSEELLATDFWIFWRSMFAFENWHSALEMKLYMNRFIHHVNGLPNLSALQFTRHDQQVSLIQPMTKWLKEHGVHFQTGLDVVDIDFDLAPDRKVAKRMIFSNGETLDLTENDLVFITNGSMVESSGYGSTTKKAPFNKELGRSFSLWKTLAKKCPEFGHPEVFTCDFEKTNWESCTVTLHDSPIVEYIEKITKRSPYTGKTVTGGIVTAKDSSWMMSWTINRQGQYLEQPERDVAVWVYGLFTDRPGDYIKKPMRECTGEEITKEWLYHLGVEVDKIDELVKTTTSVPVMMPLITSQFMPRSFGDRPFVVPSHAQNFAFIGQFAETLDKPNRDTIFTTEYSGRTAMEAVYVLTGVEKKVPEVFASRYDIRYLLSGLSHLLDGEKPQLPFLAKWFLKKKIAGTELEEILKEYHII
- a CDS encoding TetR/AcrR family transcriptional regulator, giving the protein MVKQYTKSLLKEVFMTLASEKEINSITVNELANRCEINRNTFYYYYSDLTALIQDIIAEELEQVEGTFQVTLSWEESFLAVSQFLLQYKKAIYHIFKSKERQMVYNYIFQVTSEMMFRYVKQVADEYKIQASLEDQKIISSFYQGALLGLLMNWIDDKMQLDPQELVYKIGELFDGNVEQSLHKSETLNQMKRNY
- a CDS encoding THUMP domain-containing class I SAM-dependent RNA methyltransferase; translation: MTTYPLLATCASGLEALVAKELKQLGYTTQTENGRVRFEGGPLDIARCNIWLRTADRIKIIMGEFPAKTFESLFDQTYALNWDIFLPLDAAFPVSGKSVQSQLHHVPTCQAMVKKAIVKKIQTLYHRHTPLKETGATYPIEISIRKDKALLTLDTTGSSLFKRGYRQDKGGAPLKENMAAALIMLTNWHIDRPLYDPTTGSGTLAIEAALIGKNIAPGLSRHFVSEKWDIFKQAEYDKIRQEAKSAIREDVQLDILACDIDHRMIAIAESNAQAAGVADQIHFKQMQVADFTTQKEYGVIVANPPYGERLNDNDYTHQLYQTMGDLYRPLETWSKYILTSDRQFEIFYGQKATKKRKLYNGALRVDYYQYWGKRKPRPQA
- a CDS encoding reverse transcriptase-like protein, with product MIRIVIDASVDVVTHWAGIGMVYKEKKIYRQLKHGLNEQMDNHLAEFYALYYALIYLKQHSKQKDWIMIESDSKIVCDSVRKAWHRRDPYQTLLKACLDLMSEFDHLLLQWTCEAKTKGADRLARQAMRQQVKKMENA